The Numida meleagris isolate 19003 breed g44 Domestic line chromosome 10, NumMel1.0, whole genome shotgun sequence genome includes a window with the following:
- the CBLN1 gene encoding cerebellin-1, with protein MRGPGPALALGLLLGAAWLACGQNETEPIVLEGKCLVVCDSNPTSDPTGTALGISVRSGSAKVAFSAIRSTNHEPSEMSNRTMIIYFDQVLVNIGSNFDSERSTFIAPRKGIYSFNFHVVKVYNRQTIQVSLMLNGWPVISAFAGDQDVTREAASNGVLIQMEKGDRAYLKLERGNLMGGWKYSTFSGFLVFPL; from the exons ATGCGGGGCCCGGGGCCGGCGCTggcgctggggctgctgctgggcgcGGCGTGGCTGGCGTGCGGGCAGAACGAGACGGAGCCCATCGTGCTGGAGGGGAAGTGCCTCGTGGTGTGCGACTCCAACCCCACGTCCGACCCTACCGGCACCGCGCTCGGCATCTCCGTGCGCTCCGGCAGCGCCAAGGTCGCCTTCTCCGCCATCCGCAGCACCAACCACGAGCCCTCCGAGATGAGCAACCGCACCATGATCATCTACTTCGACCAG GTACTAGTGAACATCGGCAGCAACTTCGACTCGGAAAGGAGCACGTTTATAGCGCCCAGGAAAGGaatttacagttttaattttcacGTGGTGAAAGTCTACAACAGGCAAACCATCCAG GTGAGTTTGATGCTAAATGGGTGGCCAGTGATTTCTGCCTTTGCAGGAGACCAGGATGTGACCCGAGAAGCTGCCAGCAACGGAGTGCTGATACAGATGGAGAAAGGAGACAGAGCTTATCTAAAACTGGAGAGAGGGAACCTGATGGGGGGCTGGAAGTACTCGACATTCTCTGGATTTCTGGTGTTCCCGCTTTAA